The following are encoded in a window of Thermoprotei archaeon genomic DNA:
- a CDS encoding M6 family metalloprotease domain-containing protein, with protein MINIVKLFTTCLLITMLIILSLPGLSSAQNIINSNQENSTFNDSFSLTSKEFNKQINDGISIKPRTTYVPNPISGVVNILIVPVKFIDVSNTTTIENIIRDKILPLVRYYHEVSYGALEVDGVYFESWFTLNHTLAYYGQNSGSTKDINIDEYFRASLEDADPYVNYHNYDFVIIVHAGNDEAMTGNPNDIWSRATLGKQYYTYDGGVRLGLLTVAENDPYGVYVHEFGHNLGLPDLYDTSYKEMFVGPWSVMDIGSWLNPPSSIMAVEKIWLGWIPTTNITSVSYGQILNVTISRLEYPGNVLAVKIPLASSTYYIIEYRTKVLTDSALPMSGALISYVDTSLGSGKGIVRVVDANNSTKNDLNDAAFVSGMKFINSANSVAVRIWYLNPQNAYVMVQRGFADLFVDNIQLVGNPMEGEDLYFDVRIGNKGITPSNFAIVSLIINGTKVQEKGLPAVNPSLFSVIRLGPWRGVSGKYNVSVIVDANNNVVEMDKSNNVGSTFFNILQQYVYIDKAFVSKPRADVGSGQKIFFHVAWKNGTSVNSGILYVNNTGYMINSTGWAMLYTTSSHIGKTTFHVTGVNINSVTGFYQNVPDPNIIWDRVVFILSVLDNRVNVGSTAQIIVKSMYEYDNAPFDGEYILNDTLTKRIVGKYYYTIRSINDHKYGLTIFESNTVSVIFDRIKITWYNVSDDRCDVGSTQQIRVKLALEYDDLPLGLNDQVYINGSLAKYDITNRYFYINYSSNKVGRFTFNISSATQSTYNITVLKAMQELPSIIFDKIRLVLSVVDDRIDVGDRAQFIVTGVYIYDGKEGRGTYTLNDTTIKSTVGKYGYKITSITDDIYGLTTFESNTVSVIFDRIKIILKSDYTRVNVGSKAPISWSGIYEYDNAPFDGEIFLNEDLIKYSISNVSYKVIKITDKLYGLTAFLSNDVYIIFDEITYNIKTDSITPGSIKIALTLKYTSDNSPVTNANVIIGNTKANYIGNGEYTAEFRELTPYTSYQIIINKQGFKTINYTLSTILIGNTIIILIGASLAIIITAFILRRK; from the coding sequence GTGATTAATATCGTGAAATTATTTACTACATGCCTGCTCATCACTATGTTAATAATATTAAGTTTACCAGGCTTATCCTCGGCACAAAACATTATTAATTCAAATCAAGAGAACTCTACTTTTAATGACAGTTTTTCATTGACAAGTAAAGAATTTAATAAACAAATTAACGATGGCATTAGTATTAAACCTCGTACAACTTATGTCCCTAATCCTATTTCTGGAGTAGTAAATATTTTAATTGTTCCCGTCAAATTTATTGATGTATCTAATACTACTACGATAGAGAATATTATTCGTGATAAAATCTTACCATTAGTTCGATACTATCATGAAGTCTCATACGGAGCGTTAGAAGTCGACGGAGTTTACTTCGAATCATGGTTTACATTGAATCATACTCTCGCGTACTATGGTCAAAATAGTGGATCAACTAAAGATATAAATATAGATGAATATTTTCGTGCTTCTCTCGAAGATGCCGATCCATATGTTAATTATCATAACTACGATTTTGTAATTATCGTTCATGCAGGTAATGATGAAGCAATGACAGGCAACCCTAATGATATCTGGTCACGTGCCACTTTAGGTAAGCAGTATTATACGTATGATGGTGGTGTTAGACTTGGTTTATTAACAGTTGCTGAAAATGACCCATATGGTGTGTATGTTCATGAGTTTGGTCATAACCTTGGACTACCCGATCTTTATGATACTTCTTATAAAGAGATGTTTGTAGGTCCATGGAGCGTGATGGATATAGGTAGCTGGCTTAACCCGCCAAGTAGTATTATGGCTGTTGAAAAGATATGGTTAGGGTGGATCCCAACTACTAATATAACTTCCGTTAGTTATGGTCAGATATTAAATGTTACAATTTCAAGACTCGAGTATCCTGGAAATGTTCTAGCTGTAAAAATACCTCTCGCATCTTCTACTTACTATATTATTGAGTACAGAACCAAGGTTCTTACTGATAGTGCGTTACCAATGAGCGGTGCATTAATAAGTTATGTAGATACGTCCTTGGGTTCGGGTAAAGGTATTGTTAGGGTCGTTGATGCTAATAATTCAACTAAAAATGATCTTAACGATGCTGCGTTTGTTTCTGGTATGAAATTTATTAATAGCGCAAATAGCGTTGCTGTAAGGATTTGGTACTTAAATCCTCAGAACGCATATGTTATGGTGCAGCGTGGATTTGCAGATCTTTTTGTAGATAATATTCAACTGGTTGGAAATCCTATGGAAGGTGAGGATTTATATTTTGACGTAAGAATAGGGAACAAGGGTATTACTCCTTCTAACTTTGCAATTGTTTCTCTGATCATCAATGGAACCAAGGTTCAAGAAAAGGGATTGCCTGCTGTAAATCCTTCCTTATTTTCCGTAATAAGACTTGGTCCTTGGAGAGGTGTTTCAGGTAAGTATAATGTTAGTGTAATTGTTGATGCTAATAATAATGTTGTCGAAATGGATAAATCTAATAACGTTGGTTCTACGTTTTTTAATATATTACAACAATACGTATACATTGATAAAGCTTTCGTCAGCAAGCCTAGAGCTGATGTAGGTTCTGGTCAGAAGATATTCTTTCATGTTGCATGGAAGAACGGAACTAGCGTCAATAGTGGTATATTGTATGTTAATAATACTGGTTACATGATAAACAGTACAGGATGGGCCATGCTTTATACCACCTCTTCTCATATTGGTAAAACTACATTTCATGTCACTGGTGTAAATATTAACAGTGTTACAGGTTTTTATCAGAACGTACCTGACCCTAACATTATCTGGGATAGAGTTGTGTTTATTTTATCCGTATTGGATAACAGGGTAAATGTTGGTTCAACAGCTCAGATAATTGTTAAAAGTATGTATGAATATGATAATGCACCATTTGATGGAGAATATATATTAAACGATACCCTGACAAAGAGAATCGTTGGTAAATATTATTATACCATTAGAAGTATTAATGATCACAAATATGGTTTAACAATTTTTGAAAGTAATACAGTATCAGTAATTTTTGACAGAATAAAGATTACCTGGTATAATGTGTCCGATGATAGGTGCGACGTGGGATCCACTCAACAGATTAGAGTTAAACTCGCATTAGAATATGATGACTTACCATTGGGTTTAAATGACCAGGTTTATATAAATGGATCATTGGCTAAATACGATATCACGAACAGGTATTTCTATATAAATTATTCATCAAATAAAGTCGGCAGATTCACTTTTAATATTTCATCAGCCACACAATCAACTTATAACATAACGGTGTTAAAAGCAATGCAAGAATTACCATCGATCATCTTCGATAAAATAAGGTTAGTACTTTCTGTAGTTGATGATAGGATTGACGTCGGAGATAGAGCCCAATTTATAGTTACTGGCGTTTACATTTATGATGGTAAAGAAGGGAGAGGTACTTATACTTTGAATGATACAACAATAAAAAGTACAGTTGGAAAATATGGTTATAAAATTACATCAATAACCGATGACATCTATGGTTTAACAACTTTTGAAAGTAATACAGTATCAGTAATTTTTGACAGAATAAAGATTATTCTAAAATCAGATTACACCCGTGTAAACGTTGGTTCTAAAGCCCCAATATCATGGAGTGGTATATATGAATATGATAATGCACCATTTGATGGAGAAATATTTCTTAATGAGGATTTGATAAAATATTCAATAAGCAACGTCAGCTACAAAGTCATTAAAATCACTGATAAACTCTACGGCTTAACTGCATTTCTATCTAACGACGTTTACATTATTTTTGACGAGATAACTTATAACATAAAAACTGATAGTATTACACCCGGAAGTATAAAAATCGCACTTACACTCAAATATACATCCGACAACTCCCCAGTAACCAACGCCAACGTAATTATTGGAAACACAAAAGCTAACTATATCGGCAACGGAGAATATACAGCAGAATTCAGAGAATTAACACCCTACACCAGTTATCAGATTATAATTAATAAACAAGGATTCAAAACAATAAACTACACACTCTCAACCATTCTAATTGGAAACACCATAATAATACTAATAGGAGCTAGCCTGGCAATTATCATAACCGCATTCATACTACGCAGAAAATAA
- a CDS encoding isochorismatase family cysteine hydrolase — protein MVEVVLVIDMLKDFVYGKLKCERAGRIIPNIKKLLKEARMHNIPVVYVGDAHLLSDPEIKLWGFHAMKNSEGAQIIDELAPEETDYILEKRTYSAFHETGLDLLLRQLNVDTVIITGLHTNICDRHTAADAFFRGYKIKVPEDCVDSFTEKDHVEGIEYLRKIYGAEITTSNEIIKSWKR, from the coding sequence ATGGTCGAGGTTGTACTGGTTATTGATATGTTGAAGGATTTCGTATACGGCAAATTGAAATGTGAGAGAGCGGGTAGAATAATACCAAATATTAAAAAGTTGTTAAAGGAGGCTAGGATGCATAATATACCCGTGGTGTATGTTGGTGATGCGCATTTGCTGAGTGATCCGGAGATAAAGTTATGGGGCTTTCATGCAATGAAAAATAGTGAGGGGGCTCAAATTATAGATGAATTAGCTCCTGAAGAGACGGATTATATTCTTGAGAAAAGAACTTACAGTGCATTTCATGAGACTGGGTTAGATCTTCTCCTAAGACAGTTAAATGTTGATACGGTCATAATAACTGGTTTGCATACAAATATATGTGATAGACATACTGCGGCTGATGCATTTTTTAGGGGATACAAAATTAAAGTTCCCGAGGATTGTGTAGATTCATTTACTGAGAAAGATCACGTTGAAGGTATTGAATACTTAAGAAAGATATACGGGGCTGAAATCACAACAAGTAATGAGATAATAAAATCATGGAAAAGGTAG